The Tripterygium wilfordii isolate XIE 37 chromosome 18, ASM1340144v1, whole genome shotgun sequence nucleotide sequence ATCAAAGACTGATTGGGTCGACCACAACTTCTCCGCGGAGAGACAAGTTTGGAACATAAAAACTGCATTGCTCATAGCATTACCAAACAGCCAGTCATGTACATCCCAAAACACTTCAACGGGAAGCCCATCCACAAGTATTGTATGGTTGCCCCGGAACTTCCATTTGAGCCGCTTCACCTGCATCACTGTCTTACTGTCAATCCGGATCACAAGGCACGGATCTTTAAGATCAACTGTATCACACTCAATTGTGACATCATGCATCTGCCCCCTGTCACTAAATTGAGCTTTTGCACCATAAAACTTCTTCCCAGATATGTGCTCTCTCTTTGCAATAAAAATGGCATTGGACTGAACAGGGGTTTTGTCAATCTTTCTGTATGCTTCCTTCTTCAGATCCCCAAGAAGTAACACCAATTCTCGGTTAAAGGTCACAGCCAAATAGAAT carries:
- the LOC119983357 gene encoding uncharacterized protein LOC119983357, producing MRDFPSCFGENGVQVADSSSSGTTRTAQNLVTCVYQCKFRGHSCLITVTWTKNLMGQGLSIAIDDLSNHCLCKVDIKPWLFSKRKGCKNLDVDSGKIDIYWDFCNAKFGSGPEPVDGFYLAVTFNRELVLLLGDLKKEAYRKIDKTPVQSNAIFIAKREHISGKKFYGAKAQFSDRGQMHDVTIECDTVDLKDPCLVIRIDSKTVMQVKRLKWKFRGNHTILVDGLPVEVFWDVHDWLFGNAMSNAVFMFQTCLSAEKLWSTQSVFDPSVLSLKSSSQSTDYPGLGFSLVLYAWKNE